In Abyssisolibacter fermentans, a genomic segment contains:
- a CDS encoding GNAT family N-acetyltransferase: MKCKLVRPSIDLKSQFLDYVKDWENNNEKIVPYSARLLDMNYEEWLENTHKSENKETCPSNFVPAHTYFLTSEDNRIVGAINIRHYLNDHLLKVGGNIGYGVRPSERKKGYASLMLNLGLDIAKEFGINRVLVTCNKTNIASAKTIMKNGGVLENEVLDDGELVQRYWIDN; this comes from the coding sequence TTGAAATGTAAATTAGTAAGGCCAAGTATTGATTTAAAATCACAATTTCTTGATTATGTTAAGGATTGGGAGAATAACAATGAAAAAATAGTACCTTATTCAGCAAGACTATTAGATATGAACTATGAAGAATGGTTGGAGAATACACATAAATCAGAAAACAAAGAGACATGTCCATCCAATTTTGTTCCTGCACATACGTATTTTCTTACCTCAGAAGACAATAGGATTGTTGGGGCTATAAATATTAGACACTATTTAAATGACCATCTGTTAAAGGTTGGCGGTAATATAGGTTATGGTGTACGTCCATCAGAACGTAAAAAAGGCTATGCTTCATTAATGTTAAATTTAGGATTAGATATAGCAAAAGAGTTTGGTATAAATAGAGTTCTTGTAACATGCAACAAAACTAACATAGCATCTGCCAAAACAATAATGAAAAATGGTGGAGTTTTGGAAAATGAAGTATTGGATGATGGAGAGCTTGTACAAAGGTATTGGATAGATAATTAA
- a CDS encoding GNAT family N-acetyltransferase has protein sequence MTFTFVPMNKEYATEMINNWKYGGEYSIYDYCNEEDLLLDEECWGKGKFAALDEEDNLVGELTIEFYEEEDDDSEDDGYVDHETVNNNPDKIYEMWVGWGLKPELTSKGLGVKFVSACVDFAVNLYNYKGEYVRCGVAKFNKRAIKVYERVGFEVFYTTVGEISGKELDVYRMRKRIK, from the coding sequence ATGACATTTACATTTGTTCCAATGAATAAAGAGTATGCAACAGAGATGATTAATAACTGGAAATATGGTGGAGAGTATTCAATTTATGATTATTGTAATGAAGAAGATTTACTGTTAGATGAGGAGTGTTGGGGAAAAGGTAAGTTTGCAGCTTTAGATGAAGAAGATAATTTAGTAGGAGAGTTAACTATAGAGTTTTATGAAGAAGAGGATGATGACTCAGAAGACGATGGATACGTTGATCATGAGACTGTTAACAATAACCCAGACAAGATATATGAAATGTGGGTAGGATGGGGCTTGAAACCTGAGTTAACCTCAAAAGGATTGGGAGTAAAATTTGTTTCTGCTTGTGTTGATTTTGCTGTTAATTTATATAATTATAAAGGTGAATACGTCCGCTGCGGAGTTGCTAAATTTAATAAAAGGGCTATTAAAGTTTATGAAAGAGTAGGATTTGAAGTATTTTACACTACTGTAGGAGAAATTTCAGGAAAAGAGCTAGACGTTTATAGGATGAGGAAAAGAATTAAGTAA
- a CDS encoding GNAT family N-acetyltransferase, which produces MHYYFVTMNSEYANEIAYDWKYEGIYSFYDMTADEEDLRDFLNEENWDGYFAVLNDKSELVGYYSYYFENEIMWIGFGLKPELTGKRYGCEFVNAGINFGTNKFDYKKSYIMLAVATFNKRAIQAYEKIGFKSVEKYMQNTNGSEFEFIKMKKDIKKSTT; this is translated from the coding sequence ATGCATTATTATTTTGTTACTATGAATAGTGAATATGCTAATGAAATTGCTTATGATTGGAAATACGAAGGAATTTATTCATTTTATGATATGACTGCTGATGAAGAAGATTTAAGGGATTTTCTCAATGAAGAAAATTGGGATGGATATTTCGCAGTGCTAAATGACAAAAGTGAATTAGTTGGTTATTATTCTTACTACTTTGAAAATGAAATAATGTGGATAGGTTTTGGTCTCAAACCTGAATTAACAGGAAAAAGGTATGGCTGTGAATTTGTAAATGCAGGTATTAATTTTGGTACAAATAAATTTGATTATAAAAAAAGCTACATAATGCTAGCAGTAGCCACATTTAATAAACGTGCAATACAAGCATATGAAAAAATAGGGTTTAAATCTGTTGAAAAATACATGCAAAACACAAATGGCAGTGAATTTGAATTTATTAAGATGAAGAAAGATATCAAAAAATCCACAACATAA
- a CDS encoding RNA polymerase sigma factor gives MNNEEKLIKRIKNKSNKTAANQLISIYYKEIYIYVYRQTSDRELALDLTQEIFISVLKSLDNYRRDKGSFRTWLYKIASNKIVDYYRSKYYRYSTVVEKLDDYELKSSSNIELDLELKEDMKEIIEIINSFEANIQQIVRLKIFGQLTFSEISKALELPESTVKTRYYSSINKIKKILKERENEQR, from the coding sequence ATGAATAACGAAGAAAAACTAATAAAACGAATAAAAAATAAATCAAATAAAACAGCAGCTAATCAACTGATATCGATATATTACAAGGAAATATACATTTATGTATATAGACAAACAAGTGATAGAGAATTAGCTTTAGATTTAACACAAGAAATATTTATAAGTGTTTTAAAATCTTTAGATAATTACAGAAGAGATAAAGGATCCTTTAGAACTTGGTTATATAAAATAGCGAGTAATAAAATAGTTGATTACTATAGGTCTAAATATTATAGATATTCAACTGTAGTAGAAAAGCTTGACGATTATGAGCTGAAGAGTTCAAGTAATATCGAGCTGGATTTAGAACTTAAAGAAGATATGAAAGAAATAATAGAAATTATTAATAGTTTTGAAGCTAACATTCAGCAAATAGTAAGATTGAAGATTTTTGGTCAGTTGACATTTTCTGAAATATCGAAAGCATTAGAGCTTCCTGAATCAACAGTTAAGACCAGATATTATTCTAGCATTAATAAAATAAAGAAAATTTTGAAGGAGAGGGAAAATGAACAAAGATAA
- a CDS encoding ATP-binding cassette domain-containing protein: MLIVNNLSKSFGRFSVLENIKLEFTNGIYGLLAPNGAGKTTLIKLLTTLIFPTKGEILYNGTDIKKLDDEYRDILGYLPQEFGYYNNYSPSQFLMYIAALKGLDKSTAKNRVKELLEVVGLKEVANKKMKKFSGGMIQRVGIAQALLNDPKLLILDEPTAGLDPKERVRFRNLLSSLSRDRIVIISTHIVSDIEFIANEIIMIKKHKVLYKDTIKNICRILDNKVYETNIEFNDAMNFRKKYIALSEKQESGNMCIRFICEDNDDKKDDWKAVTPNLEDIFLYEYRDSIEE, encoded by the coding sequence GTGTTAATAGTAAATAATTTAAGCAAGAGTTTCGGAAGATTTTCAGTACTTGAAAATATAAAATTAGAATTTACTAATGGTATATATGGATTATTAGCTCCAAATGGAGCAGGAAAGACAACTCTTATAAAACTGCTTACGACATTAATATTTCCTACGAAAGGAGAAATTCTTTATAACGGTACAGATATAAAAAAATTAGATGATGAGTATCGTGATATATTAGGATACCTGCCGCAAGAATTTGGATATTATAATAATTACAGTCCATCGCAGTTTTTGATGTACATAGCAGCATTAAAAGGACTAGATAAAAGCACTGCTAAGAATAGAGTAAAAGAGCTTTTAGAAGTAGTAGGACTAAAGGAAGTAGCAAATAAGAAAATGAAGAAATTTTCTGGAGGGATGATACAGCGTGTTGGTATTGCACAAGCATTATTAAATGATCCTAAGCTGTTAATATTAGATGAACCAACTGCTGGACTAGATCCAAAAGAAAGAGTAAGATTTAGAAATTTACTAAGCAGTTTATCAAGAGACAGAATAGTAATAATATCAACTCATATAGTATCTGACATTGAGTTTATTGCAAATGAAATTATTATGATAAAAAAGCATAAGGTACTGTATAAAGATACTATAAAAAACATATGTAGAATATTAGATAATAAGGTCTATGAAACTAATATTGAGTTTAATGATGCTATGAATTTTAGAAAAAAGTACATAGCGTTATCTGAAAAACAAGAAAGCGGAAATATGTGTATAAGATTTATATGTGAAGACAATGA